TACCCAAATGCAGCAACAACCCCGCGAATACAATTGCCATGGATAAAAGAAATAGCGCGGTCAACAGAAAATACTTTTGCGCTAAGGCAGCAACTAATATGGTGATTTTACTAGCAAAAATCGCAAATGGCGGCATGCCAATGATAGCAAACATTCCGATTAAAACCACTACTCCTGTAAAAGGCATCACCTCAAGAACCCCTTGTATCAAGTTCATATTATGCGTCTTGTATTTCTTAACAATATTTCCGGCAGAAAAGAATAAAAGCGACTTAGCGCAGGCATGGTTAAAACAGTGAAACAAAGCCCCCAGAATCGCAAGCGGTGTCCCTATCCCAAAGCCAAAAACAATGATCCCGACATTTTCTATACTACTATAGGCTAAAAGCCGCTTGATATCTTTTTGCGCCAGCATAAATAGGCTTGCCACAGCTATGGAAAATATTCCCGCGTAGAGCATCACCGTAAAAGCAAAATTTACCTCTAATGATTTATCCACGATGATCACAAAGCGCAAGATAGCGTAAATAGATGTCTTTAGCAAAACGCCTGACAATAACGCGCTAATAGGGGTCATGGCTTGGCTATGCGCGTCCGGAAGCCATGTATGCATGGGAACTAATCCTGCCTTAGTGCCATAACCCACAAAGACAAATAAAAACGCAACCACTAATAATCTATGGTCAAGCTGAGCGGCAACGCTTACTATATCAGACCAATTCAAGCTTCTTATTCCGGCATGAAGCACCACATTGTAATACAATAATACTGTACCTAAGAGAGCGATAGTAATACCCACCGAACAAATAATAAGATACTTCCATGCTGCTTCCACTGAAGTTTTATTATTATAAAATCCTACCAGAAACGTAGAGGCAAGTGTCGTCATTTCAATGGCCACCCAAAGATGCCCCAGATTATCTACTAAAGTGGCAACAAGCATGCTAAAGACAAAAATATGGAAGAAGAAATAATATAAAGACTTCTTACGGGCGCTTAACTCTCCTTCTTCGGTATGCTCAAGATAACCTTTAGAGTAAACAAGCGCCCAAAGGCTAACCCAGGTGATCAACAAAACAAAAAACACGCTTAACGCGTCGGCGCGCAGTAATCTTTCAAACACCACAACCGGTTGCTTAACACAAATAGTATAGGCAAGGCCCATGCCCAATGCCAACATGGCCGCGTATAAAAAAACATTTATTAGCGCCAGCAAGCGTTTATTACGCAAAACCAATGAAAAGCATGCTGCCAAGAAAGGAAACGCTATTAAACAAACAAGTAACATCTTACTTAACCCCTAAGCTGCGTTAAACGATTAACATCAATATGGGTAAAAAGCCTATTTATCCGGTATAAAAATATCCCGGTAATAATAACACAAACAAATACGTCAAAGAATATGGCGATCTCCACGAAAAATGGCATACCGTCGGTAATTGCCGCGGCCAGAAGAAAGATCCCATTCTCCATGGTAAGTAACCCCACGATCTGAGTAATCGCCTTGGCTCTAAAGACCATAATAAAGAATCCAATAAACATAGTGACCATGGCAATAATAAGCGATATGCAGATAAGCGGGTCCTGATTGCGCAAAACTATTATCGCGAATAAAGAAGATACGAATGTAAACAATAACGCTGCCACCAAAGAAAGAAGCGGATTCATAAATAACCCCAAAGACTCATCAATATTTATTTTTTCCATAAGCCTTCTTAAATAATACGGAATGCCAAGCACTTTTATCATGACCAATAATACCGAGACAATATAAATCTCTAAATTCGCCGCTTTATAGGCAAAGGAAAAAGTTACAAGCGCCAAAAACAATGATTGCAGGCGGAAACTTCTTATTAAGGCAGTTACCCTGCGGGTAATTACCATAGAATAAGCAAACATCATCATCCCCAATAAAAACGCATACATCATCTTTATACTCCAAGCCTTGCCATGACTAACGCTAAAATAGAAAGCAAGAAACTAAAGCCTAAGAAATCTACCGCCCTAAAAAGGCGCATCTTGGCAAGCATGATCTCTAATACGCTTATCGCAAAACCAATGCAAAATATTTTACCCATAAACCAAACAGCGGAAACAAGATAAACCTGCAAAGGATCCTGTAAAGAAACCGGAAACGGCCAAAGAATACTAGCTAGCACAGAAAAGAAAAGCATCTGTTTTATATGCGCGCTTAATTCTAAGATGGCAAGAGACCTTCCCGAATACTCAAGAAGCATCGCTTCATGTATCATGGTCAATTCAAGATGAGTTTCTTGATTATCAACCGGAATCCGCGAAGTTTCCGCGATCACCACCAACAATAAAGAAACAGAAGCAACTAATATCGATACAGGAGTATTTACCAAACTAAGCGCGGACGGTAAATTAAGGCTTCCGGATTTTAACCCCACTACCGCTATCGCGCTAATCGCTACTGGTTCAGCTAAACTAGATATAAACATATCTCTGGAAGAACCCATTCCACCAAAAGAACTACCGGTGTCAAGGCCTGCTAAAACAAGAAAAAACCTCCCTAGGGAAAGAAAAAAGAAAAGCGCCAACACTCCTCCAATAGCCGAAATCCCGCAAGAAAAATGAAACACCGGCACAAACAAAAACGCAGTTACAACAGACGCCAGGACTATATAAGGAGAGGCGCGGAAAATAACAGAAGCATGCTGGGGGATTACCTCTTCTTTGGCAAAATACTTAAACATATTATAGTAAGGCTGTAAGACAGGGCTTCCTTTACGCATGTGAAGCGAATTCTTTAGCTTTCGCATAATCCCGCTTAAAAAAGGCGAAATCACGATAAGAATAATGATCTGCAGGAAGAAAAATAAAATTTCCATATTTTATCTTGTTAAAATAAAGACCATGACCCCGATAAACATAACTAAGATATACCCCAAATACCAATGGACGCTGCCCATCTGAAACAATTTAATGCGCTTAGCCGCTAGGAAAAACCCCCTTACTAAAGGCAGATAAAAATATTCCTTAAATACAGGGATAGTGCCTACTTCATATTTAAAACTTTTCACGTGATAATATGATTCCCTTAACTTCTCCACTTTTCTCTGGGGCAAGAAAAAGAAACTAAAGGCAATCCTAAAAGGCTTGGAAAAAGCTGTGGCAGTGTATTCGTTGCGCGCGGTCAACTTATAATAACCGCAATCCCAGGTTGAAGCGCGGGTCACCTTTGAAGGGCCAGCCAATATTCTGATTAAAAAATACACAAATAATAAAACCCCAATAAAAACGCCACCAATTAGCGGCATATTCAATAATGTTCCGGAAACTAAAATATTTTGCGTATCCACAATAGGCTGAGACGCTGTACCAATAATTCCTTGCGCTACCTGATTTAGGATTTGCCAAACAAAAGACGCAAACAGGCTCAAAACCAAAATCCCAACTGCCAATATCCCCATTCCAATTTTCATACTCAAATTAATTTCCGCGGCTTGCTGGGCGCGCGCACTGCGTGGCATAGCTAGAAACCCAATACCAAAACATCTTACAAAACAAGCTGCGGCCAAACCGCCTGTAACCGCTAAGCAGGCCATCATCATCACAAAAAATATTTTATACGCTCCAGTCAAAGAAACTGCCGCGCCAAAAAGGCTCTGCAATATCAACCATTCGCTGACAAAACCATTAAAAGGCGGAATCCCGGATATGGCAAGCGCGCCAACCAAGAAAAATCCGGCAGTCCAAGGCATAAGTTTTATCAAGCCGCCCATTTTCTCCAAGTCGCGCGTTCCGGTTGCTTTATAGACACTACCCGCGCCTAAGAAAAGAAGCCCCTTAAATACCGCGTGATTTAATAAATGAAATAACCCTGCGGCGCAGGCAATTACTGCAAGGACGTTTTGCTGTTTATACATAAGGACCATACTTGCGCCGATACCCAAAAGGATGATCCCTATATTCTCAACGCTTGAATAGGCCAATAATTTCTTGATATCGCGCTCCAAAAGAGCGTACATGACGCCTACTAAACAAGTTAATCCTGCCAAAAATAAAACACTTACTCCCCACCAAACTTGCGGCACTCCTAACATCCCTAAGGCTATTCTTAAGAAACCATAGATCGCAACTTTAATCATAACTCCAGACATAATACTTGAAATATGCGACGGGGCTTGGGGATGTGCCAGGGGCAACCAGATATGAAGCGGAACAATCCCGGCTTTAGTTCCAAAACCAATCAGGAAGAATAGAAAAAGTATATTTTTAACGCCTAAAGGGATCAGGGGAATGCAATTTTTTACTGCAGTAAAATCAAACGACCCGGCGTAACCATAGATGATGATAAAACCTGCTGCTAAGAATGCAGTACCCACATGCGTCATTAGTAAATAAACCAACCCTGCGTCAACAGACTGATGGTGCTGGTGGTCAAAAACTACAAGAAAATATGAAACTAACGACATTAATTCCCAAGCAAAAAGAAAAGCTAACAGATTAGAGACACATACAACTAGGGCCATGGATAAAATAAACAAAAGCGCCAACACAGTTATCACAAATAACCGCATAGGCGCGTAATGTCCTTTTAAATACCCATAAGAATAGACTAAGGCTGGAACCGATACGATGGATAATACGGACAGAAATAGTACAGAAAGAAAATCTATATGGAAGCTAATGTTATTTAATAGCCACATGATATTAAAAGCATAAGCGGGTGGCTTTGGGGATTCCATAACCACCCGCTTATATTAGTATTTAATTTTGTTGCCTTTATTATACCGCCGGAGAAGATTTTGTCAAGTAGGATCCCTAAACTAATTTGGCATCTTGTGTTTCATCGGGCTTTCTGGCATAGGCATATTGTTTTGCCTATTCACATCCGTTTTTGAACACCCTATCTGCCCCATAGAAGCCTTGTTAAAATGATAAAATGTCTTTACTACTTTGAAAAATACCCCTGCCGCGCACAGCCACAAAAGCACCGCTATTGTATAACCGAATGCCTTCATTGCTTGCGCGTCCTGTTTTCGGGCAACCACAAGCACAAAGAAACTTACCGCCAAAATCACCACCGTATGAAGAAATAAAAATGTTCCGCTTTGTGTCATGCACATTTCTTCGCCCCTTTCTCTTAACTGCCAACTTCTTTTAAAGATCTTTGATAAGTACAAAAGTCGCAATCCGCGCTGTATGTAGGCAAAACTCCACTTGTTAAACATTCACGCATCTTAAAGATCACCGGCTCAACCCAAGCATCATTACCTTCATAAGGAATAATCTTGATATCAAATTCTAATTTTGCGTCAAATGTATCCTTGCCGGTATTGCCATTACAATAAACAAAATATCCGGTTGGAGAAACTTTAAAGTTATTCTTTCGGAACAACCACTGATAAATTTCCATCTGCCTTTTATAGGAAATCTGCCAATCCGCATCTAAAGTTACCTCTTCATCCTTAGAAGTACTTTTGTAATCAACGATAAATAATTCTCCTGCAGGCCCCACCCAGACATCATCAATACCGCCGCCGATCAAAAGATTAGTTGGCACATGCAAATATTCTATCCCGCCGCGCAGCGCATCTCGCCATAAATCCAGATCTTTATGCTGAAAGGGAATCGCTCTTACCCCAAATTTATCCATCAGAGGATGAACCTTCTTTTGCCCCCGGTAAAGATCAAATTCTTTTTTTAAAAGCTTATCTACCGCGGAATTCAAAGCAAACGGATACCCCGGAGGCTGGCCCAAACCCAATCTTCTATCCAGATAAAAACAACGCGGGCAATTCACAAAAAGCTCTACCTTGGAACGGCTAAGCCGAAAAGGATATTTACTTTGCGGATCAAATAAATTCTTAGTCCTTCTTCCGGTATAATATTTAGACATGCGTTATTTTTGCACTTTCTCCCAAAGCTCTATGCCACCTGGGATTTGATCAAATAAAGGATTTAACTTTATTCGTTTAACTTTTAAAATTTCCTTAAAGCGGGCCTTATCTCTTTTCTTTGATTTAACTGCAAAATGCCTTAATTCAAAAACAACCTGCCCACGTAAAACTTTTATTGGCTTAACCCTTTTATTAGGCTTAAATATCTTATCCTTCTGAAAATTATAACCTCTTAAGGTTGCTTCCTTATATATATTGTATAGATAAAATCCGATTGCCTCAAGAGGTTTCGCATGCTGACGAAATCTTATAAGCTGGGGATGATTCTTATAACCTTTGGTCTTGCCAGAAAGGACCTTTTGCGCAAGAAGCGCTTCTCTCCATACGGCAAGTAATCCCTTTGTATCAAGATATTCCGGATGAATACTCCATAATCGCATGTTGATATTATAAAGCTGGATGGAACAGGCATCAAGAAGATTTGGCAGGAAGAAATTTACTTAAAGCATAGAACAGTAAAACCAGCACTAAAGAATAAACTGCGATGTTAACTTTTTTTCTACTTAAAGGATGAGTAATCGGGCTACCGGAAGCTATTTTTATTATCCCTGAAGCATGAATATCCAAATCTCCTCCATGCTCCCGGCAGGCTCGGTGAAACGTTCCGGAAACTTCTACGATATCGCCTTTTTTCTGATAATCCCCTGCAAATTGAATGTTCTGAACCATTGCCTTGGGAACCCAAATACCAATGGCGATAACGCCATCGTTTACATGCACCCAAGCGTAATCTTTGCGGATCATTATATCGCCTATAACTTCTCCTTTATAACTAACTATTTTACCCTCGTACTCTTTAGCATTATTTATCAAATCCATACTTGTGAGTACCTGGGCATAACAATCAGCGCAAAGAACAGCCAGCATTAAACATAGCATCATAAAAAAGAGATAATTTTTCATTTTCTCTTGCCTTTCACAATCGCCACGCAAAAACCAACAAGCGCGAAAACCGAAATCAACTCCAGTCTCCCCGCCCACATTTCAATAATATAGGTCACCTTTAATATGGATGGCATACTTGTATCAGTTATGCCGCAGGAAAGCCCAACGTTAGCGGCAGCAGATGTTGACTCAAAAAGAGCCTCTAAGAAAGGATAGCCTAATGCTACACCTACAAGAGTGCCTAATCCATAAAGAAAGAAATACCCGAGGGTAACAATGAAAACCGCGCGCACTTGTTTATCTTCAATAAACACAGTTTTTATGTGATGGAACTTCTCTACGACAATCGCGCTTGAAGAAAGCATAGTTCTTTTTATGTCCTGCCGGAATGCTTTATAAATAATCCCCACGCGCAGCATTTTAACACCGCCTGCCGTAGAACAGACACAGCCGCCCAAGGCCATACTAAGAATTATCCCGGTTAAGGCTAAATCCCCCCATTCTTTAATAAACTGTTGGGCATATATAGTCATATAGCCAGTTGTGGTTTGACCTGAAATAACCTGAAAGAACCCTTTACGAAAAAGCACCATACCGTCAGAATAAACACCAAATCTTTCCAAACCAGCCAGAGTGATCAAAGTAACGATCATCGCGACAAACAATAAAGTCCGCATTTCAATATTTTTACATATTTCCTTAAAATTCCCTCTCCAGATCTGATAATGCAGGTTAAAATTAAATGAACCAATAACCATGAAGAAAATCGTAACAATCTCAAACATGAGGCTGTGATAATAAAGTATGTTCGGGGATTGCGGAGAAAAACCAGCGGTATCAAATCCGGCCATAAAAATACAAACTGCGTGAAAAAAAGCGCTTTGCGGTTTTAGGCCAATAGATATTCCCACTAGGCCTAAAATAATTGCGCCTAAGATTAAATACGCTATGCTAATAACCCAGATAAAACGCGCTGTACCAATAACATTGGGAACCAATTTCTCATCGCGCGCCTCACCAAAATATAGATTTAATGACCCACCTGCGCCGCTAACCAAAAATGAAATCGCAACAATAGCAATACCCTGCCCTCCAAGAAAGGGCCCTAAGTGCCGCCACAAATTGTGCGTTCGTGACAGGTGGTCTAAATCCTGTACAAGCGTCAAGCCTGTTGTAGTAAAACCAGACATAGTTTCAAAACAAGCATCAAGAAAAGATTTATAATGCCCGCTTAGTAATAAAGGGATAGCGCTAAGCGCCATTGCCAAAAGCCACGAAAGAGCAATAACTACCATTGCCGGACCAATATGCAAATTCTTATTAGTTTTGCATAGCCAGCTTAAAACTAAACCAATAAATATCGCTATATTAGCGCTTATTAAGAAATCCAAAGCCGGATCAGGCTCATGGAATAAAATAACTCCGGCAATAAATGGTAAAAACATGGTCAAACCAATACCGAGAATTATTCTCCCCAGATAATAGCAAATATTCTTAATATCGTTTAGTTCGGGCTTGAGTATCATAATAAAGTCCCAATAAACAGATGCCAGAGCATAAAATACTCTGGCGCTTAAATAAATCTAACCTATCTTTGTATTTGTTCTATTAAATTACGATACGCTTGGCAAGCTAGAAAGACAAGTCAAAAAAAGGTCAAAACCAGCAGTTAATCATCAAAATGCAGGCGGTAGCCTATGCCGGGCTCAGTAAGAATATAGGTTGGCCGGTCCGGGTTAGGTTCAATTTTACCGCGCAGATTACTCATTGTTACGCGCAAAAGATGCAGGATCCCTTCGTAATCTTCTGTTTTATCCCACACCTGACGCAGAATCTGTTTATGGGTAAGGACTTTACCAATGTTTAAAAAAAGAAGTTTTAAGATATCATATTCAGTGGGAGATAAATTGATTTCTTTACCTTCAACTGTTACTCTGCGGCTTATAACATCCATAACAAGTTTACCCAAGCGCAAAGTTTCCTCCTCTTCTAAAGGCAAAAGCCGGCGCATCACTGCTTTTAGGCGCGCCAGCAATTCTCCAACAGAGAAAGGTTTGGTTAAATAATCATCTGCTCCGGCATCAAGTGCGGCAATCTTCTCAAGAGGGTCATCTCTTACTGATAACACAATGACTGGGATTTTCGCGCGTTTGCGGATCTTCGTTATAACTTCCCTCCCATCAATATCAGGAAGCCCCAAATCAAGAATAATAACATCCGGATGCGCGCTAACTGATTCGGTTAACGCATCTTTACCTGTCTGCGCTTCAAAAACGCTGTACCCGTAAGCACCAAGAGACGCCTTAAGAAAACTGCGTATGGATTTCTCATCATCTACCACAAGAATTCTTAAATTATTCTGTTCTACCATTATATTTTTACTCCAATGGAAGCTCTATAATAAATGTTGTACCTTTACCAAAGACGCTTTCCGCACTAATATGCCCGCCATGGGCCTCAATAATATTCTTTGAAATACTCAAACCTAAGCCCGTCCCCGAGATGTTTTGCACGCTCTGGATCCGGTAAAATTTATCAAAAATGCGTCCCAAGTCTTCGCTAGGGATACCGCATCCATAATCTTTTATCGAAACACGTACTTTATCACCCATGCAAAAAGCCTCAATTTCAATAAGAGAGCCATCTGGAGAATATTTTAAAGCATTATCAATAATATTTAATAAGGCCTTTAACATATACGGAAAATCCACTGCCACTTCGGGCATATCCTTAGGGATGTTTATTTTTATCTGACGGCTGGCTATCTTATCTTTTAACTGTTCAAGACAGGAGCCGATAAAATCCCGTAAATCACAGGGCTTCTTAGAAATCCGCAGCACTCCGGATTCTGTCCGGGCCATATCCAAAAGGTTATTTACAATATGATTTAACCTGCCGGATTCGCTATGGGCAGTTTCCAAAAGTTCATTTTCTTGCTGTGGGGAAAGATTTGATTTATTATCTAAAAGCGCGCTTAAGGTTCCGGTAATAGAAACAAGCGGAGTTTTTAGATCATGTGAGATTGAGTTCAAAAGCGCTGTATGAAGCTTTTCCGTCTGACGTTGGATAATATGCGATCTTACTTTTGAAGCAAGTGTGCTTACGGTAAGCCCGACTGCTAAAAAAGCTGCAAAGGTAAAAAGATACTCTATATCGTGGACATTCAGAGTAAGATACGGCGGGATCAAAAAGAAATCAAAAACAAGAACACTTAATATTGAAGTTAATATAGCCGGCCCTTGCCCCCAACGAATGGCAACTATTACTACCGCCAGAAGATAAAACATCACTATATTAGTCGGCTCAAGCCTTCTTTTAACAACTTCACCCAACAAGGTTATGATAAAAACAAGGCTCACGCTTATAAGATAGGGATAAATCTTACTACGCAAATTCTTTTGCATGTATTACGGTTAGTTTTGTTATTTTTATACTGCCTTTTTAATGCACTAAGTGTTTAATCATCATATAACCACCAACAAGCGCGACGACAAATAAAATAGATATCAAATCAAAATATTTCTCTATAAATTTACTTATTTTCTCTCCAAAGATACGCAACATCCCTGCTACTAAGAAAAACCTCCCTGCCCTGCCCAAAATAGAAGCGACAACCAAAATAGTAAGGGAAATCCTGAAAACCCCCGCGGCAATAGTGAAAACTTTATAAGGAATAGGCGTAAAGGCAGCCGAAAAAATAGCCATAAAGGCATTATCAGCGTACATCTTGCCAACGGCCTCAAACTGCCTCTCAAAGTGATAAAATGATACGATCCATTTACCTATGGTTTCAAACAAGCTCCAGCCGATAAAATAACCCAATAGCGCTCCCGATATTGAGCCAATAGTGCAGATAAGAGCGTAGCTAAACCATCTCTCTCTTCGGGAAATTACCATCGCGATCAACAAAACATCAGGAGGGATAGGAAAAAATGAGCTCTCGATAAATGCTATAGCAAATAAGGCAACTGGCGCCTGCGGTGTTTTGGCCCAATGCAAGGTCCAATCGTAAAGCCTGCGTAATAACTTTAATGGGAACAACACAATAGCCTTTACTGAATCAACAAAATTCATTTTTTCCCTTTCTTTTTCAATAATTAAATAGGTCATCAATGCGATATTGCTTGCACGTTGCCTTATTAAGCGCGTTAAGAACCTTCTTTTTAGTGTTTGGGGTCAAGCGCCTGCCCTTGACTGCGCGGCTGACCATCTTATGAGTCAACTGATCAGTTGAATTACTCACCAGATCCGACGGCTTAAATCCATGCTCAAACATAATCTTAGCAATCGGCTGTTCACCCAAATCTCTTTTAATATCGTCATTCATTAGTTACCCTTTTATTCACGCGCTATTTCATTTACCGCAAACATTCCCGGGACTGAATCTTTATCTACTATGTATGCGCAGGCAATTCTTTCTTCGCAGCTAAATACAACAATGTTGAATTGTTGATCAGTAATATTCTCAATCGGCAGGTTTACTGTCATGGCTTTCTTACCGGCATAAGAAGAAATATCATACCCTCCCTGCTGACAAACACTCTTCAGAATTGCTTCATACTGCCCGTTAAATTCTGTTGGGATTTTGGTTTCGTATGGCTGAATATCCGTGGAAATTTGTATATTTAATCTTTCCAGCTCCGCGAGAATCACATCTTTATCCGAAGCTAACAATAAACTTATTGGCATCAACATAAACACTAATATTGCTGTTATCCAAAGTTTTTTCATACATCCTCCCGAAGTTACTATTTTAATATTTCTTCATCCTTCTTCTCCCACGCCGGGTCTACAATACATAAAAATTCCAACATCTTTTTCCCTGTATTCTTAATATATTGCACCGCATGCGGCCGGATATAGACTGAATCTCCTGGTCCGACGACGCACGATTTGTTATCTATATGCATCAATGCTTTACCTTTTATTATGTAATAAACTTCACTATGCTTAAGCCGGTGTGGAGAGCTTGCCCTGCCTGAAGGTAGCTTTGCATGCGCAAGGCTATAACGAAAAGTAAAATCCCCTTTATCCCGATGCAACAACTCTCGCAATATAACTCCATCACCAGAAATAAATTCCGGGCAATCTTTTAATTTCTTCACAAACATATTCTTGCTCCTCTATTTATCTAACCCATTATGCCTTTATTTCAATACGGCCATTTCCAACTGCGGATTTCTGGCAAATCTTGACCGCTGGTAGTTATATACTGCCTGTGTTCAATAAGTTTATTATGCAGCCAATCTTTAACATGGGCAGCTTTATTCTTGAGGCTTTCCACACGGTCGATCACGTCGTCAGCCAAATTAAAACGATCAAGTTCATTTAATACTGCCATATCAAATGGGGTAGTGGTCGTGCCCTCTTCTTTATAACCGCGCACATGCACATTATTGTGATTAGTGCGCCGGTAAATCAAACGATGCACCAGCCACGGATAACCATGAAAGGCAAAGATCACCGGCTTATCAATTGTAAACAAACTGTCAAAATCTTTATCCGAAAGCCCATGCGGATGCTCACTCTGCGGCTGAAGCGTCATCAAATCAACTACGTTCACAACGCGAATCTTTAGATCCGGGAATTTCTGCCGTAAAATATCTACTGCCGCCAAAGTCTCTAAAGTCGGCACATCACCGGCGCAAGCCATAACCACATCCGGCTCTTGGCCATGGTCATTACTTGCCCAATCCCAAATGCCTATACCTTTAGTGCAATGCTGGATCGCGGAATCCATATCCAAATACTGCAATCCGGGATGTTTTCCGGCGATTATCACATTTACATAATTACGGCTTTTCAAACAGTGGTCTGTAACTGAAAGAAGAGTATTTGTGTCCGGTGGCAGATAAATCCGGATGATTTCTGCCTTCTTATTCACCACGTTGTCAATAAACCCAGGGTCCTGGTGAGAGAAACC
The Candidatus Omnitrophota bacterium genome window above contains:
- a CDS encoding hydrogenase 4 subunit F, whose product is MLLVCLIAFPFLAACFSLVLRNKRLLALINVFLYAAMLALGMGLAYTICVKQPVVVFERLLRADALSVFFVLLITWVSLWALVYSKGYLEHTEEGELSARKKSLYYFFFHIFVFSMLVATLVDNLGHLWVAIEMTTLASTFLVGFYNNKTSVEAAWKYLIICSVGITIALLGTVLLYYNVVLHAGIRSLNWSDIVSVAAQLDHRLLVVAFLFVFVGYGTKAGLVPMHTWLPDAHSQAMTPISALLSGVLLKTSIYAILRFVIIVDKSLEVNFAFTVMLYAGIFSIAVASLFMLAQKDIKRLLAYSSIENVGIIVFGFGIGTPLAILGALFHCFNHACAKSLLFFSAGNIVKKYKTHNMNLIQGVLEVMPFTGVVVLIGMFAIIGMPPFAIFASKITILVAALAQKYFLLTALFLLSMAIVFAGLLLHLGRVVFGNKPKTIEPSQDALSVKIVFIILSLYLVLFGLGLLPQAQVLLNKATDIIRGV
- a CDS encoding NADH-quinone oxidoreductase subunit H → MEILFFFLQIIILIVISPFLSGIMRKLKNSLHMRKGSPVLQPYYNMFKYFAKEEVIPQHASVIFRASPYIVLASVVTAFLFVPVFHFSCGISAIGGVLALFFFLSLGRFFLVLAGLDTGSSFGGMGSSRDMFISSLAEPVAISAIAVVGLKSGSLNLPSALSLVNTPVSILVASVSLLLVVIAETSRIPVDNQETHLELTMIHEAMLLEYSGRSLAILELSAHIKQMLFFSVLASILWPFPVSLQDPLQVYLVSAVWFMGKIFCIGFAISVLEIMLAKMRLFRAVDFLGFSFLLSILALVMARLGV
- a CDS encoding hydrogenase 4 subunit B → MESPKPPAYAFNIMWLLNNISFHIDFLSVLFLSVLSIVSVPALVYSYGYLKGHYAPMRLFVITVLALLFILSMALVVCVSNLLAFLFAWELMSLVSYFLVVFDHQHHQSVDAGLVYLLMTHVGTAFLAAGFIIIYGYAGSFDFTAVKNCIPLIPLGVKNILFLFFLIGFGTKAGIVPLHIWLPLAHPQAPSHISSIMSGVMIKVAIYGFLRIALGMLGVPQVWWGVSVLFLAGLTCLVGVMYALLERDIKKLLAYSSVENIGIILLGIGASMVLMYKQQNVLAVIACAAGLFHLLNHAVFKGLLFLGAGSVYKATGTRDLEKMGGLIKLMPWTAGFFLVGALAISGIPPFNGFVSEWLILQSLFGAAVSLTGAYKIFFVMMMACLAVTGGLAAACFVRCFGIGFLAMPRSARAQQAAEINLSMKIGMGILAVGILVLSLFASFVWQILNQVAQGIIGTASQPIVDTQNILVSGTLLNMPLIGGVFIGVLLFVYFLIRILAGPSKVTRASTWDCGYYKLTARNEYTATAFSKPFRIAFSFFFLPQRKVEKLRESYYHVKSFKYEVGTIPVFKEYFYLPLVRGFFLAAKRIKLFQMGSVHWYLGYILVMFIGVMVFILTR
- a CDS encoding PD-(D/E)XK nuclease family protein, translating into MSKYYTGRRTKNLFDPQSKYPFRLSRSKVELFVNCPRCFYLDRRLGLGQPPGYPFALNSAVDKLLKKEFDLYRGQKKVHPLMDKFGVRAIPFQHKDLDLWRDALRGGIEYLHVPTNLLIGGGIDDVWVGPAGELFIVDYKSTSKDEEVTLDADWQISYKRQMEIYQWLFRKNNFKVSPTGYFVYCNGNTGKDTFDAKLEFDIKIIPYEGNDAWVEPVIFKMRECLTSGVLPTYSADCDFCTYQRSLKEVGS
- a CDS encoding pyrimidine dimer DNA glycosylase/endonuclease V — its product is MRLWSIHPEYLDTKGLLAVWREALLAQKVLSGKTKGYKNHPQLIRFRQHAKPLEAIGFYLYNIYKEATLRGYNFQKDKIFKPNKRVKPIKVLRGQVVFELRHFAVKSKKRDKARFKEILKVKRIKLNPLFDQIPGGIELWEKVQK
- a CDS encoding DNA-binding protein, which codes for MKNYLFFMMLCLMLAVLCADCYAQVLTSMDLINNAKEYEGKIVSYKGEVIGDIMIRKDYAWVHVNDGVIAIGIWVPKAMVQNIQFAGDYQKKGDIVEVSGTFHRACREHGGDLDIHASGIIKIASGSPITHPLSRKKVNIAVYSLVLVLLFYALSKFLPAKSS
- a CDS encoding TrkH family potassium uptake protein, which encodes MILKPELNDIKNICYYLGRIILGIGLTMFLPFIAGVILFHEPDPALDFLISANIAIFIGLVLSWLCKTNKNLHIGPAMVVIALSWLLAMALSAIPLLLSGHYKSFLDACFETMSGFTTTGLTLVQDLDHLSRTHNLWRHLGPFLGGQGIAIVAISFLVSGAGGSLNLYFGEARDEKLVPNVIGTARFIWVISIAYLILGAIILGLVGISIGLKPQSAFFHAVCIFMAGFDTAGFSPQSPNILYYHSLMFEIVTIFFMVIGSFNFNLHYQIWRGNFKEICKNIEMRTLLFVAMIVTLITLAGLERFGVYSDGMVLFRKGFFQVISGQTTTGYMTIYAQQFIKEWGDLALTGIILSMALGGCVCSTAGGVKMLRVGIIYKAFRQDIKRTMLSSSAIVVEKFHHIKTVFIEDKQVRAVFIVTLGYFFLYGLGTLVGVALGYPFLEALFESTSAAANVGLSCGITDTSMPSILKVTYIIEMWAGRLELISVFALVGFCVAIVKGKRK
- a CDS encoding response regulator transcription factor, producing the protein MVEQNNLRILVVDDEKSIRSFLKASLGAYGYSVFEAQTGKDALTESVSAHPDVIILDLGLPDIDGREVITKIRKRAKIPVIVLSVRDDPLEKIAALDAGADDYLTKPFSVGELLARLKAVMRRLLPLEEEETLRLGKLVMDVISRRVTVEGKEINLSPTEYDILKLLFLNIGKVLTHKQILRQVWDKTEDYEGILHLLRVTMSNLRGKIEPNPDRPTYILTEPGIGYRLHFDD